From the Aspergillus puulaauensis MK2 DNA, chromosome 1, nearly complete sequence genome, the window GGGAGCTCAAAAGTTGGCGCGCAAAGAGAACAACCGTACAGAACTCACTCGCTTCCTCATGACGATCGTAGAGGAGCTCATCGAAGAAGCCAAGGCAGACTGGCTCGAGCTACACGGCGAtgaagcagaagacgaggaactggAAGTACCATTACCGCTTGTACGGTTGCGCGTTGAAATATCCACCCCCGAAGGGGGCAATTTTGACTGCGAAAACCCACAGCGGTTTTCCAACCGGTTCGTCGGTAAAGTCGCGAATGTCAACGATGTAGTGCAGTTCCACCGCAAAAAGAAGGCCGCCTCATCACGCAAGAAGGATAATGacatcgacgaggaagcaATGTCCCACCTCGCCACCCTAGACACGGTGCAGGTTGAGCAACTCGTTCGCGAATTCCTCGCCGCACAATCCCTATCCATCCTCCCGCAAAACTCCTTCGGTGATGCCGTCTCCCAGTTCATCGACAAGGACGACAAGCACGCCATGGAAATGTTCGTCAACGAGTCTCTGGAGGGCCAAATCAAGCACCTACTCTCACTTGACCGCGACAGCGACCACGAAGAGGAGACCGAACAGAGCTCCTTGCAAAACGCTATGGAGAAATACCGCAACCAGATGGAGGACATGTTCTCAAAGGGCGTCAAGAAACGCACTCGGGGCAAGAAACGTTTCAAGCCAAAGCCCGATGGCTGGGACACGGAATTCGATGGTGCCTGGGAAGACCAACCAGGTGCCCTCATCCACTCTGATAACGAAGGCGGCGACCccaatgaggaagaagccggCGAAGACGGCACAGAGCCACCCGCTGGGCGGTCCTCTGCGCGTGGTCGTGGGCGCGGCAGGGGAGGGAGAGCCGGAGCAACCACCACAGCCCGCAAACCAGCATCCACAAAAGCGGCCGCAACTAGGAAGCCCGCACAAACCAAGGCAACCGCCTCTCGAGGGCGTGGCCGCCGCGCGATatccgaggacgaagaagaggaagacgacgttGTCATGatcgacgatgacgacgatgagccCGAAGCCGTCGCAGAAAAAatcgaggaggacgatgaagacgacgactCCCAAGCCCTCTTTGTCAAACAGCCAGCCTCCAAGTCACGCAAAGCAGCAACCACATCTACGACTGGCACCCAGCGTTCGCGCCAAACGAAACGCACCGCTCCTTCCCCCGCTCCATCCTCAAATACCGTCAGCCAGGCCGGTACAACCGCCCGCCGTGGTAGAGGAAAACAGACACAGATGACGCTGGACTTTGTCGGTTCACAGGCGAGTCAGCGTGCCGGTGCTGGGTCAGTTGCGAGTAGCAATACCAGGTCGATGAGACCGAACCGCACCACCAGGAGCGTTAGTGTTCTTAGTGAGGATATTGATGATAGTGATGGGTTTGAGCCGATGCCTAGTAGCAATCGACGGCGGAGGTAGCCAGAGTGAACTTTTCTCGGGACAAGTATGAATATGCAATAGTGACAATACCCCTTTCAAATTGATGAATAAACCAGCCGTTTCTTACAATAAGGGCGAAATATCTAAGCATGTGCTAACAATAGCTTTAATGATATCGACTGGtatacaaacaaacaaaccacCTACAATCACAACCTCCCCCGATTCAAAAACCTCACTGGCAAATCCACCCACCTAGCCCTCAAAAACTCCGCAACATTCTTCCCCAAAAAGTCCACCGTGGTGGTACTCGAGACACCACGATCTAACAAATTCCGGAACAAAAAGTGTACAGCCCTTAAGTTCGGTAGCTCACACCGCTCAATCGCCAGCTCAGCGTTAGAGTTATACCCGGGCCCTAGAAGTTCTGTTATCTTTTCTGTTGAGAGTAGTGACCGCAGCCAGGCGTATTCGTCGCTGTGGCGCACCCAGAATCCGCAGTTTGCGTCGGGGCCCTTGTCACCCGAACGAGCGTGGATGAGCCAGCCTAATGGACCGGGGGTTGTTTGGCCGAAGTCGGGGTGGGTGATGGGGGTAGTTGTTAGGGCTTGGGAGGGTTGATGGGATGGGTAGGTTGTTGTCTttggaggagcagggatGTCAAGGACTTTATTATCTTTGAATGGGAGGTGGACACGGTGTTTGATGTCTTCTTGGGGAAGGAGAGTCACGTAGTATTCGAAGATGGGTTTGGGGAAGCCCTGGCGGAGGTCTAGGTGAAAGGTTGCGCCTGGGTAGCCCTGCATGATATTGTCTGTGATGTGACGGAGGAAGCGATTGGGGGCGATGTCTTCGGCGTTACGAGCTTGAACAATGACCCGGAAGGTGACAGTAGCGCTGTTCTGGTCTTTTGGGTTGTCTGGGACGGACCCGAGGGTTGAAAACTCGAGGGACGTGTATTTGGAACTATACGGGGCTAGGAGGTGTCGGATCTGGGCTTCGAGCATGCGAGCCTTTGCGTCGATGTCGAGTCCGACAAGGAACCAGGATGCTTCTGCTTGGAAGCCTCCACGGGCTGTGATGCCGActttggtggtgggtggaggtggagcgGAGCGGACGCCGTGCAGGGCGACTCGGTTGACGCCGACTTGTTCGAAATGGATGCCGTTTAGGATGGCCGTGACATCTGAGTTGAAGTACCACGGACCCTGGATCTCGTATAGCAACTGAGAGGAACAGGTGTCGACAGTGACAGTGCCCCCGGTGGCATACGACTGCATCGTGATAACCACTCTTCCTTCCGCCGATATCTCAGCAATGGGGTAGCCGATGTTGGACCATCCATCTTTGCCAACGTGTTCTAGCTCTTTGAACCCGGTATAGTTTCCTCCACAGGCATAGTTACTGCACTCGATGAGATGACCCGCGACAAAAGCATTGGCTAATTGATCAAGGTCGCTTCGCCGCCATTGGTGATACCAATATGCCGCTCCAATGACTGGAGATGCATCAGATACCCTTCCACAGAGCACTATATCGGCACCCTCAGCAAGAGCAGCTGCTATTCCAAGACCTCCCAGGTAACACTGTGCAAATATTGGTTCGAATGACCAATCCGACAGTACCTCATTTGTATAGATGTTCTTGAAGTTCGACTTGCCCGACGATAGCGCCGTTTTCACAGTAGATAAAACCTCATCACCAGACACCCAGGCCACCTAAGCACCACTGCATTAGCAAGAGAAGCCCAGGTCACAAGATAAAAAAAGGAATCGACCAACCTTTAGATCTAACCCCTTTGCCCGGATCATTTGTGTTACTGCGTCGTACAGCCCTTGCGTATCCGTATTTCCCGCATTAACGGCTAATTTGATACGGTGCTTCGCCAGGTCTTCCAGCGCCGGCTGCAGAGCCAAGAGGAATGACAACTCGTAGCCTGGTGGAATATCAGTGGCATCTGTGCTAGGCTTGCCCTGAGTCTGAGTTTGATCTACTCGCCGTCCAGCGGCGACGACCATATTGGCTTCGCTCATGAAGTCTGCGATTATGACGTCCACCGGATCTTGTGGATAGTTGCGGGCAAATTCTGCAATGGCATGGCGTCGGTCAGATGCAGAGCCAGAGGCGCCTGTTGATAATTCATCAGTGATGTTGCTTGTAGCTGTGAGTTGACATACCTGCGATGCGAACCGGTCGAGAGCTCATTGTGACGGTGCTGACTTTCTGTGATAGAGTTGCCTAATGATGGGATTTGTATGGGTGCAGTATGAATAGGAACGCCCCATATTTGTATCAATAACGTATAAGTAATAATGAGGATCTGGATTGCCGTTGGATCGAATGGGATGAGGCCTCGGTTGTCGGTTTGGTGATGCGGGGTCGGGAAGTTGTCTTCAAGATGGAAGCCTAGGTACAAGTATACAGAATAAACGAGATATTCAATGTGACTAAGTTCATTAAGTATTCAGTTGTGCTACAAACTCGTTTTTGTGCTAATGAAGTGAGTAAAAACTAAGATATCCAGCCCACTGCAGGACCGCCATCGCAACAAACAGCAACAAAGCAGATGTCTTCACAAATTCGATCTCATCTCTATGATAGCGAGTCCAGTTACTGAAATTGGCCAGTATGACACTTTGACCCTTGTCCTGTAAAGCTGTTCGGAGTCCTGGCAACCCGTCTAAACTACGACTGTTCCATTCTCCCTGGTAGGAGCGGATATCACCAGCTTCCACTTTCTTGCTTGCCCAGTTACCCAGGGTTTCCCGATCTTTGAAGTAGGGTTTGGGCTCGTTTGTTTCTGAATCGAATGATAGTGAAAGCTGCGGAACCCCGTAGCCGCATGAGGTTTGCACCTGTTTACAATATTGGGGTTAGTGGACTGGACTCCAGATTGGGCGTGAGATCGAATTGTATGGAAGAACCTTGAAGACATCCAGCCGAATAATGGCACGCGCTCcgaccagcttcttcccTTGCATGCGTGCGAGGTATGGCTCAAAGTCGGGGTCACTCCATTCAATTACAGACCCAGTACAGAAGAGCCGTAGGATGCGGGGGGATGCATCGAAAGAGCAGAAGAGAATGGTGATGCGGCCGTTTTCGCGTAAGTGGCTAATTGTCTCTCCACCAGAACCTGTTGCATCAACGTATGCCGCCTCGTTGGGCCCAAGGATGGCAAACGAAGCATCTGGGAGGCCTTTGGGAGAGAGGTTGATATGTCGGCCACTGAGAGGGGCAGAGGCTGTGAAAAATACTTTCTGGTTCAAGGCCCAGTCGCGCAGATTTGGTGATATTGATGGGTAAAATGTGGGCATTTTGCGTGTGTTTCGCAAGGCAGACgaaagttggagaaggttgaGTCAGAATGCGACAGCGGAGTTGAAGTATCTCGTATTAGTGAAAGTGCGGAGAAAGCCTCCAACTCCGGTGGCTCGCAGGGATGGAATGTCCAAGGCTTAGCACGAGCATAAACAATTATTGCCAGTATTGTGAGACAAGATCTGTAAAAAAGGAGTTGGGCCACCTTTATAAATCACAAATCAGGACTAAAAGACGCCGGTGATGTCGCACATTACACGCCATGGTTTCAACTGATGGTGTCAATACCGTTCAACTGTGGAGGAGTATACACGAAATCACagaaagattatattaacaTATACGGAAACAAAAATATAAGCGTATCAAGAAGCAAGTTATCATCAGTTCATGGTCAACTTCTATGGTATTGATATTAGGTCGGGAGTACTTCGCCTAGAAAATGGCGGGTCCTCACCCCTCAGGGAACCATCCCCGAAAGTACGGGGTAATTATGTCGCCAGTGCGGTCTGATGCGAGTTCCCGGATGGTGGTTATGGGCTCAAATGCATATCCTCATATTCCTTCGTCATTCGACTCCGGCGCCTACGGCcagggcagtggcagtggatCGGATCCGGGTAACAAAATTAACAACGATAGTGCCGGATGTATTCGGTTCTGAGAGACATTAGCTGCCCCCAGAACTGGATATTAAGCCTGTACTAGGACCAATAGCAGTATACTAATAGGAGATACAAGCTTCATTCCAAAAGCCACTGTCGGTTTCCCGATGGGGGTTATCCACAACATTGCAGAAATGCAAATCCCTTGGGAAAACCAGCTGTTTCAAAGATGTCGGAACCTTTGACTGGTCCATGAAGCAGAATAGTGTCCAGAGTCAAGGGTGTCCGTGATAGTGGTGTATCGGAGCAATGCTATTGTTTAGTGATCAACGGCATTACCACCGCGCGGTTCCGCGGCGGGGCTTTTAGCGTGTCAGCAGCCCGCATGGTCCCAGGAACTCAAAACGCCAAACACGAAGATAATCCCGGGGATAAACAGTTGGAGGGGCTTCCTGAAAATTGGCCCTGGcggctggaggaggggttggtCAGCACGTGGTTAGGAAGTGAAGTCTGGACCAGTCGAGCGAGGGGCAGGGAGATCGACAGTACAACCCAAACCTTGTGGGCCCGCAGTCGGACAGAGAAGATACCTTGGGGCAGGCCGTCGGCATCTCGCGCGAGACCTTGGaggctgcaggctgcagctgccCTGAAGGTTGGAAGAACTGTCATGGAGAGCAAGGGGACCCGGCGGTTTCTTTGCCCAAAGCAGCAAGCGGCCTGTCTGCTACTATACAGCTGTTGGTAATCAATCAGAGTCGGAGCGGAGACCAACCGATGCCAAGAAACCGGTAATTTATGACGTATAGCGCTTCCTAGGGCAGTGATTGGCCCTAGAAGGTGAGGGAACCCCGCACGATTGTCTTCCTCACGTACCGTTTCAACCAGTTGGGCTGTCCTGGACAGCAGAGGTTAGGAAACTGGTGGCGGTGGAAAAGTTGCAAATCCGCGATACATCCTCGGTTACCCTCGCAGAGCTGTCCGTCTCGGCTTCCCAGAGCGAGATGCGGAACCGCATAGCAATGATTTCATCTGGGTCGCCGGTGGGGTGGTTACAACGTAATTTACCCTGAGCTGCTCCAGCTGGGGCTTCGGTGCCATTCACCAAGTTGCCATAGCattcccctccttcccctcttttGCGGCCCCGGTCACGAGTATTAATATGGAGGTCTTTCCTTTCCGCTTGGTCTGCTCTGCTTTCCACCTCTCCTTTCAAGATACCCCAATTCTATCACTCTCCTCTCAAAATGTCTAACCTATTCACTACCATCGAGACCCCCGTTGTCAAATATGAGCAGCCCACTGGCCTGTATGATGTTATCTCTCCCCTCATTCGTAAAGTGCGTGTCTTCTAACTATCCTTGTCTCCTAGGTTCATCAACAACGAGTGGGTGAAGGGCGCCGAGGGCAAGACCTTCGAGACCATTAACCCCACCAACGAGAAGCCCATCATTTCGGTCTACGAGGCCACCGAGAAGGATGTCGACACTGCagtcgctgctgctcgtgCTGCCTTTGAGGGCTCATGGCGCCAGGTCACACCCTCCGACCGTGGTCGTCTAATCAACAAGCTGGCGGATCTTATGGAGCGTGACATTGACACTATTGCTGCTGTCGAGGCTCTCGACAACGGCAAGGCCTTCACTATGGCTAAGGTCGACACTGCCAACGCCATCGGCTGTCTGCGTTACTACGCCGGTTGGGCCGACAAGATTCACGGTCAAACCATTGACACCAACCCTGAGACTCTTACCTACACTCGCCACGAGCCCGTTGGTGTTTGCGGTCAGATCATTCCCTGGAACTTCCCTCTTCTCATGTGGTCCTGGAAGATCGGTCCCGCTGTTGCCGCTGGTAACACTGTTGTCCTGAAGACTGCTGAACAAACCCCTCTCTCTGGTCTCTACGCTGCTAAGCTGATCAAGGAGGCTGGTTTCCCTCCTGgtgtcatcaacatcatctcTGGTTTCGGCCGTGTTGCCGGTGCCGCTATCTCTAGCCACATGGACATCGACAAGGTTGCCTTCACTGGTTCCACCTTGGTCGGACGCACCATCCTCCAGGCTGCTGCTAAGAGTAACCTCAAGAAGGTTACCCTTGAGCTGGGTGGCAAGTCGCCCAACATTGTCTTTGACGATGCTGACATTGACAACGCCATCTCCTGGTCCAACTTCggtatcttcttcaaccacggCCAGTGCTGCTGTGCCGGATCCCGTATCCTTGTCCAGGAGGGTCTGCACGACAAGTTCGTTGCCCGCTTCAAGGAGCGTGCTGCTCAGAACAAACTCGGAAACCCCTTCGATCAGGACACCTTCCAGGGTCCCCAGGTCTCCCAGCTCCAGTTCGACCGCATCATGGAGTACATCAACCACGGTAAGCAGGCTGGTGCCACCGTTGCTGTCGGCGGTGACCGCCATGGCAAGGAGGGCTACTTCATCCAGCCCACTGTCTTCACCGACGTTACTTCGGACATGAAGATCGCCCAGGAGGAGATCTTCGGCCCTGTCGTCACCATCCAGAAGTTCAAGGATGAGGCCGACGCCATCAAGATCGGAAACAGCACGGACTAtggtcttgctgctgccgtcCACACTAAGAACGTCAACACTGCTATCCGCGTCTCCAACGCCCTGAAGGCTGGGTAAGTTCCTAATTTATGAATACAAGTCTTGTCCAGCATGAAACTAACTTTCTTCACAGTACCGTCTGGATCAACAGCTACAACATGATCTCCTACCAGGCTCCCTTCGGTGGCTTCAAGCAGTCCGGTGTCGGCCGTGAGCTTGG encodes:
- the MRE11 gene encoding MRX complex nuclease subunit (BUSCO:EOG09262GVX;~COG:L;~EggNog:ENOG410PG13;~InterPro:IPR003701,IPR029052,IPR041796,IPR038487, IPR007281,IPR004843;~PFAM:PF00149,PF04152;~go_component: GO:0005634 - nucleus [Evidence IEA];~go_component: GO:0030870 - Mre11 complex [Evidence IEA];~go_function: GO:0004519 - endonuclease activity [Evidence IEA];~go_function: GO:0008408 - 3'-5' exonuclease activity [Evidence IEA];~go_function: GO:0016787 - hydrolase activity [Evidence IEA];~go_function: GO:0030145 - manganese ion binding [Evidence IEA];~go_process: GO:0006302 - double-strand break repair [Evidence IEA]) yields the protein MASLGEAETIRILVSTDNHVGYNERDPIRGDDSWKSFHEVMCLAKERDVDMVLLAGDLFHENKPSRKSMYQVMRSIRMNCLGDKPCELELLSDASENFQGAFNHANYEDLDINVGIPIFSIHGNHDDPSGEGHLAALDILQVSGLLNYYGRTPESDNIQLKPVLLQKGRTKLALYGMSNVRDERLFRTFRDGKVKFFRPSIQKDDWYNLICVHQNHHAYTETGYLPENFLPEFLDLVIWGHEHESLINPRINPETKFRVMQPGSSVATSLVPGEAVAKHVAILSITGKEMKSEPIRLKSIRPFVMREIVLSEEKGAQKLARKENNRTELTRFLMTIVEELIEEAKADWLELHGDEAEDEELEVPLPLVRLRVEISTPEGGNFDCENPQRFSNRFVGKVANVNDVVQFHRKKKAASSRKKDNDIDEEAMSHLATLDTVQVEQLVREFLAAQSLSILPQNSFGDAVSQFIDKDDKHAMEMFVNESLEGQIKHLLSLDRDSDHEEETEQSSLQNAMEKYRNQMEDMFSKGVKKRTRGKKRFKPKPDGWDTEFDGAWEDQPGALIHSDNEGGDPNEEEAGEDGTEPPAGRSSARGRGRGRGGRAGATTTARKPASTKAAATRKPAQTKATASRGRGRRAISEDEEEEDDVVMIDDDDDEPEAVAEKIEEDDEDDDSQALFVKQPASKSRKAATTSTTGTQRSRQTKRTAPSPAPSSNTVSQAGTTARRGRGKQTQMTLDFVGSQASQRAGAGSVASSNTRSMRPNRTTRSVSVLSEDIDDSDGFEPMPSSNRRRR
- a CDS encoding acyclic terpene utilization AtuA family protein (COG:S;~EggNog:ENOG410PJDF;~InterPro:IPR010839;~PFAM:PF07287); translated protein: MSSRPVRIAGASGSASDRRHAIAEFARNYPQDPVDVIIADFMSEANMVVAAGRRVDQTQTQGKPSTDATDIPPGYELSFLLALQPALEDLAKHRIKLAVNAGNTDTQGLYDAVTQMIRAKGLDLKVAWVSGDEVLSTVKTALSSGKSNFKNIYTNEVLSDWSFEPIFAQCYLGGLGIAAALAEGADIVLCGRVSDASPVIGAAYWYHQWRRSDLDQLANAFVAGHLIECSNYACGGNYTGFKELEHVGKDGWSNIGYPIAEISAEGRVVITMQSYATGGTVTVDTCSSQLLYEIQGPWYFNSDVTAILNGIHFEQVGVNRVALHGVRSAPPPPTTKVGITARGGFQAEASWFLVGLDIDAKARMLEAQIRHLLAPYSSKYTSLEFSTLGSVPDNPKDQNSATVTFRVIVQARNAEDIAPNRFLRHITDNIMQGYPGATFHLDLRQGFPKPIFEYYVTLLPQEDIKHRVHLPFKDNKVLDIPAPPKTTTYPSHQPSQALTTTPITHPDFGQTTPGPLGWLIHARSGDKGPDANCGFWVRHSDEYAWLRSLLSTEKITELLGPGYNSNAELAIERCELPNLRAVHFLFRNLLDRGVSSTTTVDFLGKNVAEFLRARWVDLPVRFLNRGRL
- a CDS encoding uncharacterized protein (COG:S;~EggNog:ENOG410PNSD;~InterPro:IPR011576,IPR012349;~PFAM:PF01243;~TransMembrane:1 (i229-250o)), with translation MPTFYPSISPNLRDWALNQKVFFTASAPLSGRHINLSPKGLPDASFAILGPNEAAYVDATGSGGETISHLRENGRITILFCSFDASPRILRLFCTGSVIEWSDPDFEPYLARMQGKKLVGARAIIRLDVFKVQTSCGYGVPQLSLSFDSETNEPKPYFKDRETLGNWASKKVEAGDIRSYQGEWNSRSLDGLPGLRTALQDKGQSVILANFSNWTRYHRDEIEFVKTSALLLFVAMAVLQWAGYLSFYSLH
- the ALD5_1 gene encoding aldehyde dehydrogenase (NAD(P)(+)) ald5 (COG:C;~EggNog:ENOG410PFKN;~InterPro:IPR015590,IPR029510,IPR016160,IPR016161, IPR016162,IPR016163;~PFAM:PF00171;~go_function: GO:0016491 - oxidoreductase activity [Evidence IEA];~go_function: GO:0016620 - oxidoreductase activity, acting on the aldehyde or oxo group of donors, NAD or NADP as acceptor [Evidence IEA];~go_process: GO:0055114 - oxidation-reduction process [Evidence IEA]) codes for the protein MSNLFTTIETPVVKYEQPTGLFINNEWVKGAEGKTFETINPTNEKPIISVYEATEKDVDTAVAAARAAFEGSWRQVTPSDRGRLINKLADLMERDIDTIAAVEALDNGKAFTMAKVDTANAIGCLRYYAGWADKIHGQTIDTNPETLTYTRHEPVGVCGQIIPWNFPLLMWSWKIGPAVAAGNTVVLKTAEQTPLSGLYAAKLIKEAGFPPGVINIISGFGRVAGAAISSHMDIDKVAFTGSTLVGRTILQAAAKSNLKKVTLELGGKSPNIVFDDADIDNAISWSNFGIFFNHGQCCCAGSRILVQEGLHDKFVARFKERAAQNKLGNPFDQDTFQGPQVSQLQFDRIMEYINHGKQAGATVAVGGDRHGKEGYFIQPTVFTDVTSDMKIAQEEIFGPVVTIQKFKDEADAIKIGNSTDYGLAAAVHTKNVNTAIRVSNALKAGTVWINSYNMISYQAPFGGFKQSGVGRELGSYALENYTQIKTVHYRLGDALFA